The Akkermansia sp. N21116 genome includes a region encoding these proteins:
- a CDS encoding DNA alkylation repair protein — protein sequence MPELLKNKYNYESLHELALRIQTVYHSFQVNDFIDTTMDKTWDALELKARMRQIAINLGKYLPTDYEQALGIIDKVVESYPAGCNDFTLICFPDFVEVYGQDESHWDLSMAALERYTSSSSSEFAVRPFIINHEKRMMQQMAVWARHGNEHVRRLASEGCRPQLPWGQALASFKKDPSPILGILEKLKADPSLYVRKSVANNLNDISKTHPDLVVKIAKDWYGQNKHTDWIVKHGCRTLLKKGNRDVLDILGFADAACVNVDDFVLDVAPVFIGGHMTFSFTIGAKKAARIRLEYGIDYVKANARRNRKIFQISEISLNENGKKFYTKNHSFADASTRKHYPGTHSVTLIVNGTERGTLDFEVFTK from the coding sequence ATGCCGGAATTACTAAAAAACAAATATAATTACGAGTCTCTTCACGAGTTGGCCCTGCGCATTCAAACCGTATATCATTCGTTTCAAGTGAACGATTTTATCGACACCACTATGGATAAAACATGGGATGCGTTGGAACTAAAAGCCCGAATGCGTCAAATCGCCATCAATTTAGGAAAGTATTTGCCAACCGATTATGAACAGGCGCTTGGTATCATTGATAAAGTCGTTGAGAGTTATCCTGCAGGATGTAATGATTTCACTTTAATATGCTTTCCGGATTTTGTTGAAGTCTATGGTCAAGATGAGAGTCATTGGGATTTGTCAATGGCTGCATTGGAAAGGTATACCTCATCCTCATCTTCCGAATTTGCCGTAAGGCCATTTATCATCAACCATGAAAAACGAATGATGCAGCAGATGGCCGTTTGGGCCAGGCATGGCAATGAGCACGTCCGGAGGCTTGCCAGCGAGGGTTGCCGGCCCCAACTCCCCTGGGGACAAGCATTAGCCAGCTTTAAAAAAGATCCGTCTCCTATTCTTGGTATTTTAGAGAAGCTTAAAGCCGATCCTTCACTGTATGTCCGTAAAAGCGTGGCCAACAACCTGAACGATATTTCCAAAACACACCCTGATCTGGTCGTAAAAATAGCAAAGGATTGGTACGGTCAAAACAAGCATACAGATTGGATTGTCAAGCACGGGTGCAGAACACTCCTAAAAAAGGGCAACAGGGATGTGCTGGATATTCTGGGGTTTGCAGATGCCGCTTGTGTGAATGTTGACGACTTTGTGTTGGATGTTGCTCCTGTCTTCATTGGGGGACATATGACCTTTTCCTTTACGATTGGCGCAAAAAAAGCAGCTAGGATACGGCTGGAATATGGCATTGATTACGTGAAAGCAAATGCTAGACGAAATCGAAAGATATTCCAAATATCCGAAATCTCTTTAAATGAAAACGGGAAGAAATTTTATACAAAAAACCATTCCTTTGCAGATGCAAGCACAAGAAAGCATTATCCCGGTACTCATTCGGTTACTCTTATTGTGAACGGTACCGAGCGAGGTACATTGGATTTTGAGGTATTTACCAAATAA
- a CDS encoding efflux transporter outer membrane subunit, with the protein MNTCLLITILCGILLLYPSCSVAPPYRIPEVSMPVHYKNIGQWHAPAPSDHVQRGNWWKIFKDPVLSKLMDELNTGNLDIVMAEARYRQSEALLRQTAGSFLPQIDAGLTTQSSHSTSAKNSGNISNNYDLQAAASWDADLWGKIRSRIAGAAADTDASKAELESVRLSMQTQLAMAYFEIRILDTQRDFYAKTIESYRQALHVTSVRFKQGVDSPAAVMQAETQLKSTEAQAIELDITRNRLENSIAVLLGKSASSFSLPQQSNWDAILPNIPAGIPTTLLQRRPDVAAAERAVASANARIGETRAALYPSFIISSNARLQQTSFGNWLSSPNTGWSIGADFIGPVFDGGTRRAAVSEAEAAYDEAVANYKNTVLNSIREVEDSLAALNLLDDKAAAQEAALKAAIQSEDTTSKQYRAGKINYLDVVTVQAITLTNERNAAEVRNTRYIALIQLIRALGGTW; encoded by the coding sequence GTGAACACCTGCCTCCTCATTACCATTCTCTGCGGAATCCTGCTTCTCTACCCTTCCTGCAGCGTGGCTCCTCCCTATCGTATCCCGGAAGTATCCATGCCGGTACATTATAAAAACATCGGACAATGGCACGCCCCCGCTCCCAGCGACCATGTCCAACGCGGGAATTGGTGGAAAATCTTCAAGGATCCCGTCCTCAGCAAACTCATGGACGAACTCAACACCGGAAATCTGGATATAGTCATGGCCGAAGCCCGCTATCGACAGTCGGAAGCCCTCCTTCGCCAGACAGCCGGTTCCTTTCTGCCGCAGATAGATGCCGGCCTCACCACACAATCCTCGCACAGTACTTCCGCTAAAAACTCTGGTAACATCAGCAATAACTATGACCTGCAAGCCGCCGCTTCTTGGGATGCAGACCTCTGGGGAAAAATCCGCAGCCGCATCGCGGGAGCGGCAGCCGATACCGATGCCAGCAAAGCAGAGCTCGAATCCGTCCGATTGAGCATGCAAACCCAGCTTGCCATGGCGTATTTTGAAATCCGCATCCTTGACACCCAACGCGATTTCTACGCTAAAACCATTGAGAGCTACAGACAGGCCCTCCACGTTACAAGCGTACGATTCAAACAAGGAGTCGACAGCCCGGCTGCCGTCATGCAGGCGGAAACCCAACTGAAATCCACCGAAGCCCAGGCGATCGAACTCGATATCACCCGAAACCGGCTTGAAAACAGCATTGCCGTCCTCCTCGGCAAATCAGCTTCATCCTTCTCCCTGCCCCAGCAGTCAAACTGGGATGCAATCCTTCCCAACATCCCCGCAGGCATACCCACCACCCTCCTTCAAAGACGACCGGATGTCGCTGCTGCGGAACGCGCCGTCGCCTCGGCAAATGCCAGAATAGGAGAAACGCGCGCAGCCCTCTACCCATCCTTCATCATTTCCTCCAATGCCCGCTTGCAGCAAACCAGCTTCGGGAACTGGCTAAGCTCACCCAATACCGGATGGTCCATCGGAGCCGACTTCATCGGTCCCGTCTTTGACGGAGGAACACGTCGCGCCGCTGTCAGCGAAGCGGAAGCCGCCTATGACGAAGCCGTCGCCAACTACAAAAATACAGTTCTCAACAGCATTCGCGAAGTAGAAGACTCCCTCGCCGCTCTGAATCTCCTAGACGACAAAGCCGCTGCCCAAGAAGCCGCCCTCAAAGCCGCCATCCAATCAGAAGACACAACAAGCAAACAATACCGTGCCGGTAAAATCAACTACCTCGACGTCGTCACAGTCCAAGCCATCACCCTCACTAACGAGCGCAATGCCGCAGAAGTACGAAACACACGCTATATCGCTCTGATTCAGCTCATTCGAGCTCTCGGAGGCACTTGGTAG
- a CDS encoding efflux RND transporter permease subunit, translating to MEFLEIFIKRPVATTLLSLGLALLGLVAFNLLPIAPLPEVDYPTINVRANFPGASPETMAATVATPLERSLGRISGISEMTSYSSLGRSNITIQFDLDKNIDQAAREVQAAINSSRAMLPSGMPNNPTYRKVNPSDAPILILALTSDTQSRARMYDVASTLLSQKLSQIEGIGEVTIGGGSLPAVRVRVNPASLAKYDLNFEDIRKALTTANLTIPKGFIHGEDLSWSIYTNDKLSTADEFAPLIVAYKDGVPIRLCDIASVTDAMENDRNYGLCNGRESIILILFRESNANIIETIKRVYDTLPALKALIPAEMNIEPTLDRTPSIKGALHEVERSLILSVSLVILVVFLFLRKIKATLVPAVTVPLSLLGTFAVMYACGYSINQISMMALIVATGFVVDDAIVVLENISRHLETGLSPLQASLKGVREVGFTVISISLSLVAVFIPLLLMQGIIGRLFREFSITLAAAVLISMVISLTTTPMMCTRLLSGKKNKPTRQEPQKNTLARTAATFSNTLTSLYEASLKLALAHKRIMMTIFFLVIGLNGYLYYIIPKGFFPEQDLGRLRASIRPDQNTSFQTAKDHLIRFGEILYNDPDVTTVSGHTTGSGGASFFVALKPLDERRNRASSRDIATRIRNSTINLPGGPIYVNVPQEIRIGGRSSDSLYQYTLLSDNVDDLREWVPRLEDAFKSVEGITDVISDQQIQGKEVFLDVNRDASTRWGIDFRSINSALNSAFGQRQVATIYNPLNQYRVVLEAEGNYLEYPTSLKSIYVRNKAGQSVSLSSISETVSSVTPLSVNHQSQFAAGTISFNLKPGYALSDVSPIIENLVQTMNPPDTMRGSFQGTAKAYKDLTSSQIILVISAILAVYIVLGILYESYIHPLTILSTLPSAGVGALLALLLFKTEFTVMALIGVVLLIGIVKKNAIMMVDFALAAERNEGLSSREAILKACMLRIRPILMTTMAAIFGAVPLVISRGDGAETRQPLGMAIIGGLILSQLLTLYTTPVVYLYMERFQRWWNTRRHPYSPASAQPQIHP from the coding sequence ATGGAGTTCCTGGAAATCTTTATCAAAAGACCCGTTGCAACAACCCTGCTTTCGCTGGGACTGGCTCTCCTCGGACTCGTTGCATTCAATCTCCTGCCCATCGCTCCGCTGCCGGAAGTAGACTACCCTACTATCAATGTACGAGCCAACTTCCCCGGAGCCAGTCCGGAAACCATGGCAGCAACCGTCGCCACTCCGCTGGAACGTTCTTTAGGGCGCATCTCCGGTATCTCGGAAATGACCTCCTACAGTTCTCTTGGACGTTCGAACATCACCATCCAATTCGACCTCGACAAAAACATCGACCAAGCCGCCCGGGAAGTCCAGGCTGCCATCAACTCTTCCCGTGCCATGCTGCCGTCGGGTATGCCTAACAACCCGACCTACCGAAAGGTCAACCCGTCCGACGCCCCCATCCTCATCCTCGCTCTCACTTCCGATACTCAGTCCAGAGCCAGGATGTACGATGTTGCCTCCACTCTCCTTTCCCAAAAACTCTCCCAGATCGAAGGCATAGGCGAAGTCACTATCGGAGGAGGTTCCCTGCCTGCCGTACGGGTTCGAGTCAACCCTGCCTCACTCGCTAAATACGACCTGAACTTCGAAGACATCAGGAAAGCCCTGACAACTGCAAATCTCACCATTCCCAAGGGGTTCATCCATGGAGAAGATCTTTCATGGAGCATTTACACCAACGACAAACTCAGTACCGCCGATGAATTCGCCCCTCTCATCGTGGCCTACAAGGACGGAGTACCCATCCGTCTCTGCGACATCGCATCCGTCACCGATGCGATGGAAAACGACCGTAACTACGGCCTTTGCAACGGACGCGAATCAATCATTCTCATACTTTTCCGAGAAAGTAACGCCAATATCATCGAAACGATCAAACGCGTTTACGACACTCTCCCGGCACTCAAAGCCCTCATCCCGGCAGAAATGAACATTGAGCCGACCCTGGACCGGACCCCTTCCATCAAAGGAGCCCTTCATGAAGTGGAACGGTCATTGATCCTCTCCGTCTCTCTGGTCATCCTGGTCGTCTTCCTTTTCCTGAGAAAAATCAAGGCCACCCTCGTCCCGGCCGTTACCGTTCCCCTGTCGCTGCTGGGAACCTTTGCCGTCATGTATGCCTGTGGATACAGCATCAACCAAATATCCATGATGGCCCTCATTGTCGCAACGGGGTTTGTCGTAGACGATGCTATCGTCGTTTTGGAAAATATCTCCCGTCACCTCGAAACCGGACTCTCTCCTCTGCAAGCTTCGCTTAAAGGTGTCCGGGAAGTCGGATTCACCGTCATCTCCATCAGTCTCTCCCTCGTGGCCGTTTTCATTCCCCTCCTGCTGATGCAAGGTATTATCGGACGGTTATTCCGGGAATTTTCCATCACACTGGCCGCAGCCGTTCTAATCTCGATGGTCATATCCCTTACAACAACTCCCATGATGTGCACCCGCCTCCTGAGCGGGAAAAAGAATAAGCCAACCCGGCAAGAGCCGCAAAAAAACACCCTGGCTCGAACGGCAGCCACATTCAGCAATACCCTGACCTCGCTCTACGAAGCTTCCCTCAAACTGGCCCTGGCTCACAAGCGAATCATGATGACGATCTTCTTCCTCGTTATCGGACTGAACGGCTACCTCTACTACATCATCCCCAAAGGCTTCTTCCCCGAACAAGATCTGGGACGCCTGCGAGCATCCATCCGTCCTGACCAGAATACCTCTTTCCAAACGGCCAAAGACCATCTGATCCGCTTTGGCGAAATTCTCTATAACGATCCCGATGTCACCACAGTCTCCGGTCACACCACAGGATCCGGAGGAGCAAGCTTCTTCGTTGCCCTCAAACCCTTGGACGAACGCCGGAACCGGGCTTCTTCGCGCGACATCGCCACCCGTATCCGGAACAGCACGATCAATCTCCCCGGAGGCCCGATCTACGTCAACGTCCCCCAGGAAATCCGCATCGGAGGTCGCTCCAGCGACTCACTCTATCAATACACCTTGCTCTCCGACAATGTCGATGACCTCCGGGAATGGGTGCCCCGTCTTGAAGATGCCTTCAAATCCGTTGAAGGCATCACAGACGTCATCAGCGACCAGCAAATCCAAGGCAAGGAAGTATTCCTCGACGTCAACCGGGATGCCTCCACCCGATGGGGAATCGACTTCCGCTCCATCAACTCCGCTCTCAACAGTGCCTTCGGGCAAAGACAAGTCGCCACCATTTACAATCCTCTTAACCAGTATAGGGTCGTCCTGGAGGCGGAAGGAAACTATCTTGAATACCCCACATCGTTAAAATCCATCTACGTCCGCAATAAAGCCGGGCAATCCGTCTCCCTCAGCAGCATCTCGGAAACCGTTTCATCCGTTACTCCTCTTTCGGTCAACCATCAGTCCCAATTTGCAGCAGGCACCATCTCCTTCAACCTGAAACCCGGCTACGCTCTCAGCGATGTCTCGCCCATTATCGAAAACCTCGTTCAAACCATGAATCCTCCCGATACCATGAGAGGTAGCTTCCAGGGCACCGCCAAAGCCTACAAGGATCTCACCTCTAGTCAGATCATTCTGGTTATCTCCGCCATCCTGGCCGTCTACATCGTTTTGGGCATCCTTTACGAAAGCTACATCCACCCCCTGACCATACTCTCCACATTGCCGTCCGCCGGTGTCGGGGCTTTGCTGGCCCTGCTTCTGTTCAAGACAGAATTCACAGTCATGGCTCTCATCGGAGTCGTCCTCCTGATTGGCATCGTCAAAAAAAACGCTATCATGATGGTAGACTTTGCCCTGGCAGCCGAACGCAATGAGGGTTTGTCTTCCCGTGAAGCGATCCTCAAAGCATGTATGCTGCGTATCCGTCCCATTCTCATGACCACCATGGCCGCTATCTTCGGAGCTGTTCCCCTGGTTATCAGCCGGGGAGATGGAGCCGAAACGCGCCAACCCCTCGGAATGGCCATCATCGGAGGACTTATTCTCAGCCAGCTCCTGACCCTCTATACAACGCCCGTCGTCTACCTGTACATGGAACGTTTCCAGAGATGGTGGAACACCCGGCGCCATCCTTATTCCCCGGCATCCGCCCAACCACAGATACACCCGTGA